Below is a window of Phormidium ambiguum IAM M-71 DNA.
GTCGTTCTATTTTAGTAGATGGATTTCGGGGAATCAGACATAATGCCCCCAACATGAATACTTTGGTGGGATTGGGGGCTTTTACGGCTTACACTGCAAGTACGATCGCGCTAATCTTTCCTCAACTAGGCTGGGAATGCTTTTTTGATGAACCAGTAATGCTTTTAGGCTTTATTCTTTTAGGCAGAACTCTCGAAAAACAAGCAAGACTTAAAGCCTCTGCTGCCTTTGAAGCCTTAATTTCCCTACAACCGCGAATGGCAAGATTAATTGCCGATCCTAGTGTGGCAGCATTCGGGCCCAATAGCGTGGAAATTCCCGCCGATCAAGTGCGTGTGGGGGAATTCTTACAAGTATTGCCAGGAGAAAAGATACCTGTTGATGGTGAAGTTGTCGCCGGACAAACAACGGTAAACGAGTCCATGCTTACCGGAGAAGCGATACCTGTTGTAAAGAAAAAAGGGGATACTGTCACGGCGGGAACTTTAAATCAAAGTGGTGCGATCGCCATTCAAGCCACCCGTACCGGAAAGGATACCACCTTAGCGCAAATTGTCAAATTAGTTGAAACTGCCCAAATTCGCAAAGCACCAGTACAAAGATTAGCGGATACCGTAGCGGGGTACTTTACTTACGGCGTAATTACAATAGCGACAATTACCTTTTTATTTTGGTACTTTGCCGGAACTCGGATTTGGCCGGATGTTTTAGTTAGTGGAAGCATGAGTGATGGCGCACATCATTTGGCTCATCATTTATCACCATTACTATTAAGTTTAAAATTAGCGATCGCAGTTTTAGTAGTCGCTTGTCCCTGTTCCTTGGGACTCGCCACTCCAACAGCTATCTTAGTTGGCACTGGCATCGGCGCAGAACTAGGATTACTGATTAAAGGTGGAGATGTTTTGGAACAAGTGTCAGCATTAGATACAGTAGTTTTCGACAAAACCGGAACCCTTACCAGCGGTTATCCTACCGTGACTGACTGTATTCCCAGCAGCAGTTTAGAATCAAATAACTCACCTTTAGCTAACTTTTCCCTTCTCCAACTCGCCGCCGCCGCCGAAAGTGGTAGCCGCCATCCTCTAGGTAGTGCCATTCACCAAGCAGCAACTGAAGCAGGTTTACCCATTCCCGCTGCCGAAGACTTTTATACTGAACCTGGACAAGGCGTATCAGCCAAAGTCGAACAGCAGTTAGTGTTAGTCGGAACCGAAACTTGGCTAAAACACCAAGGAGTAGTCATCGATTCGAGTTTGGCCCAAAAAGCCAGCACATTAGCAAATACTGGAAAAACCATAGTTTATGTAGCTGCTGGTAATTGTCTGTTAGGGTTAATTGCTTTTACCGACTCGGTGAGATCTGATGCTGCTGAAGCAGTGGAGGCTTTGAAACAGCTAGGATTGCGAGTTATGATGCTGACTGGAGATCGGCAAAAAGCTGCTGTAGTAGTTGCCGAAAAATTGGGAATTGATACAGCGGATATTTTGGCCCAAGTGCAACCAGATGGCAAAGCAAAAACTGTTGCCGATCTACAAAATCAAGGTCATCGAGTAGCTATGATTGGTGATGGGATTAATGATGCACCAGCTTTAGCTCAAGCAGATGTGGGTATTGCCATGCACGCGGGAACAGATGTAGCGATCGAAAGTGCTCAAATTATCTTGATGCGAAATGCAGTCATGGATATTGTGACATCGATTAAACTTTCCCGTGCTATTTTCAACAAAATCCGCCAAAATTTATTTTGGGCACTCGCTTATAACATTTTGGGAATTCCCGTAGCCGCAGGTATTTTGTTACCGAACTTTGGAGTGGTTCTCAGTCCATCTGCTGCTGGTGCAATGATGGCTTTTAGCTCGGTTAGTGTAGTAACTAACTCATTGCTATTACGCCGCTTACCTTGGAGTAAACCAAAAACCAGTAATTAACTACTACCAGAAACTATAAAAGTAAAAAGGGTTAACTAACTGCCAAAAAATTGACTTTTGTTGCTTTTTTTACTTTTGTGTTTCCCAAAACTGGCTTAGTTAATTATTTTGATACAAAGGGGAATGATAATCTTATTAATTTGTTGCAGGATAGGTTTTTCAATGACAATATCACACAGTAAATACGTCTTAATGGTTGAGGATGACAAGGGGCGTAAGGAGTTTAAGCTCACTAAGCCTGTATATTCGATCGGTCGAGATCCAGACTGTAATATTCGCTTATACTCCCAGTTTGTTTCTCGTCGCCATGCTACTTTACTGCAATTACCGAAATCAGATGGCAGTTATTGTTACCGCATTGTGGATGGAGACGCTAAGGGTAAAACTAGTTCTAATGGTTTGATTATCAATGGTCGAAAAATGGCTGCTCATGACCTTAGAGATAAAGATGAGGTGGTCTTCGGTCCGGGTGTGAAGGCGACTTATTATCAGATGAAACCAGACACTACTGTCCCCACAGGACCACTTGAAGACCCTTACGACATTACCTTGATTAATCCTGCTAGTTTTGACGAATGATGCCGATCGATTCGATCGGATCTATTTATATAAAGTCTCCTAATCTTTAACAGTAGCTATCCCGCTACTTGTTCGATGATTTGCCAACTGCGATAGCCAACGATCGCTTGATTTACCAGTTGAAACATTTGATGGCAGTGGTTCTCAACTTGTAAAGGCAATTCTTCGTTTTTAACCACCAAAGTCATTTTAGTTTCCTTCTCAGTTGACGTAGTGCGATCGATCAGAATTTCTACGCTAGCGAGTTTGGAAAAAGAAACCTTCCCAGGAATTTCCCGCGCCATAATATATTCCCCTGTATCGTAGGTGATTTCTAAAGGACAAGATTTCAAAACTTCTACCACCAATGTTCCAATGCGTGGGAAGGGAAGGCCAATTGTGTAGGAGCTAGTGTAACGAGCCATCAATTCCTCCGGCTTTTGTTTTCAAGACCCTCCTATAATACCTAACCTTTGTGGAGACTAAAGATATGTTTTGACCCTCTTTTGCCAAGATTGTGGTTCTGCTATGACTGTCTTTAAATTATTTTCACATTTAGGAAAATGGGTCAAGGAAATCAGCAAGAGATCGCAAAAATTTCCGAGTTTTCACAGACTGCTTGTTTGCAGCCTGGTAAACTAATTGTTTTTGAGGGAGTAGAGGGTTGTGGTAAAACAACGCAGTTGCGACGACTGCGTGACTGGTTGACAGAAAGTGGTTGGGGAAATTTTCTCAGAGAGCAGATTCAGGCTGAACCAGTAATGGTGACGCGAGAACCAGGGGGGACAAATT
It encodes the following:
- a CDS encoding heavy metal translocating P-type ATPase, encoding MQVKSELAIANSQSESETITLDVTGMKCAGCVKAVENQLIQHPDVISACVNLITEVAVCEVKSGKVEPATLAAKLTEAGFPTQPRSSQTQLSSSEYISPAERHRQEIKSSIRQLVIAGVLIVLSGIGHFTRHSSHFPGDNATILTSFWFHWGLATATLLGPGRSILVDGFRGIRHNAPNMNTLVGLGAFTAYTASTIALIFPQLGWECFFDEPVMLLGFILLGRTLEKQARLKASAAFEALISLQPRMARLIADPSVAAFGPNSVEIPADQVRVGEFLQVLPGEKIPVDGEVVAGQTTVNESMLTGEAIPVVKKKGDTVTAGTLNQSGAIAIQATRTGKDTTLAQIVKLVETAQIRKAPVQRLADTVAGYFTYGVITIATITFLFWYFAGTRIWPDVLVSGSMSDGAHHLAHHLSPLLLSLKLAIAVLVVACPCSLGLATPTAILVGTGIGAELGLLIKGGDVLEQVSALDTVVFDKTGTLTSGYPTVTDCIPSSSLESNNSPLANFSLLQLAAAAESGSRHPLGSAIHQAATEAGLPIPAAEDFYTEPGQGVSAKVEQQLVLVGTETWLKHQGVVIDSSLAQKASTLANTGKTIVYVAAGNCLLGLIAFTDSVRSDAAEAVEALKQLGLRVMMLTGDRQKAAVVVAEKLGIDTADILAQVQPDGKAKTVADLQNQGHRVAMIGDGINDAPALAQADVGIAMHAGTDVAIESAQIILMRNAVMDIVTSIKLSRAIFNKIRQNLFWALAYNILGIPVAAGILLPNFGVVLSPSAAGAMMAFSSVSVVTNSLLLRRLPWSKPKTSN
- a CDS encoding FHA domain-containing protein; protein product: MTISHSKYVLMVEDDKGRKEFKLTKPVYSIGRDPDCNIRLYSQFVSRRHATLLQLPKSDGSYCYRIVDGDAKGKTSSNGLIINGRKMAAHDLRDKDEVVFGPGVKATYYQMKPDTTVPTGPLEDPYDITLINPASFDE